One Nicotiana sylvestris chromosome 12, ASM39365v2, whole genome shotgun sequence genomic window carries:
- the LOC104246136 gene encoding uncharacterized protein codes for MSARIFQSQFTYNFIVSPGTKFLCLYFYPTDFSGFNKSESIFSVTANNYALLSSFAFLTVFASDDDESSKAIRKEYVINEFLFEKSTGRPIFVGGKKPLQLGGITLHCYQRAKTPVSASVRQLLRSSSAVVLGGAIMMKRHREETDSNGAPAIEPATSYNTVFVDTNFDTHLALVVSDSDSVFDLKKKVAFEHLRCFPEMKELKISSVKVKRRGHYYHLSDTMLVRSVFEGIKNGWFLSIDASSCDQRLLCITYAQTEADNHSFTEIEKVFDTNEPYPAHGNLASSSIVRKKKVAKVIREFKTMDELQQLSPGAGPVAKKRHIEEGLATDTHTSKHGIDNDASEFKVVGNDTNEGEREHINTRSKNASAESLPSDHSNKVSKLGKKKCRMGGASAEISAVQDAQCGNRNTDALDETSQSGTIANKVKKLDSCQGSTGFNRRDVAIPENSTQHRPIIKAALAEALEDQSLRTNTAHQKRKKKKGKDSSTCHDEGVEMKIFDKLTDVDTTIQSGLKETVCIHRKKQDYLI; via the exons ATGAGTGCCCGTATTTTCCAATCTCAATTCACCTACAATTTCATCGTTTCCCCTGGCACTAAATTCCTCTGTCTCTATTTTTATCCGACCGACTTCTCTGGATTCAACAAATCTGAATCTATTTTCTCAGTCACTGCTAATAATTATGCCCTCTTGAGTAGCTTCGCTTTCCTCACTGTTTTTGCTAGTGACGATGATGAGTCTAGTAAAGCAATTCGAAAAGAATATGTCATCAATG AATTTCTCTTTGAAAAAAGCACGGGTAGGCCCATTTTCGTTGGCGGCAAAAAACCCCTTCAATTGGGCGGTATAACCCTTCATTGCTACCAGAGAGCTAAAACCCCCGTTTCTGCTTCTGTTCGTCAGCTTCTCCGGAGCTCTTCCGCCGTCGTTCTTGGCGGCGCAATCATGATGAAACGGCATCGCGAAGAAACCGATTCCAATGGAGCGCCGGCAATCGAACCTGCGACGTCGTACAACACGGTTTTCGTAGATACCAACTTTGATACTCACTTAGCTTTAGTTGTCTCCGACTCGGATTCTGTCTTCGATCTCAAAA AAAAGGTCGCGTTTGAACATTTAAGGTGCTTTCCTGAGATGAAAGAGTTGAAGATTTCTTCAGTGAAG GTGAAACGGAGAGGACATTACTATCACCTATCTGATACTATGCTTGTCAGAAGTGTTTTTGAAGGTATAAAAAATGGCTGGTTCCTTTCTATTGATGCTTCTAGCTGTGACCAACGGTTACTTTGCATCACATATGCGCAAACTGAAGCTGACAATCATTCGTTCACTGAAATAGAGAAGGTTTTTGATACTAATGAACCTTACCCAGCTCACGGAAACTTGGCTTCAAGCTCCATTGTGAGAAAGAAGAAAGTCGCAAAGGTCATTCGTGAATTCAAGACCATGGATGAATTACAGCAACTTTCTCCCGGAGCTGGTCCTGTGGCTAAGAAGCGTCACATAGAAGAAGGCCTTGCCACAGATACCCACACTTCAAAGCATGGCATAGATAATGATGCTTCTGAATTTAAGGTTGTTGGAAATGATACTAATGAAGGAGAAAGAGAGCACATAAACACGAGATCCAAAAATGCCAGTGCTGAATCTTTACCTTCTGATCACAGTAATAAGGTGTCAAAACTGGGAAAGAAGAAATGTAGGATGGGTGGGGCAAGTGCTGAAATCTCTGCTGTGCAGGACGCGCAGTGTGGGAATAGGAACACTGATGCACTTGATGAAACATCACAGTCTGGGACTATTGCGAATAAAGTGAAAAAATTGGATAGCTGTCAGGGTTCCACCGGGTTTAATCGTAGGGATGTTGCAATTCCAGAGAACTCCACACAACATAGACCAATAATAAAGGCAGCTTTAGCAGAAGCGTTGGAGGACCAATCTTTGAGAACAAATACAGCccatcagaaaaggaaaaagaagaagggaAAGGACTCATCCACGTGCCATGATGAAGGAGTTGAAATGAAGATCTTTGACAAGTTGACTGATGTTGACACTACTATTCAATCTGGACTGAAAGAAACGGTATGCATTCACAGAAAAAAGCAAGATTATCTGATTTAA